The genomic DNA CGCCACCGGCAACATAGCGCACGGACACGCCCTGGCTAGCCAAGGCTTATCGGGTCGCGGGGATAGTCGGTCAGCACTTCGCAGCCATCGGCGGTAACGGCCACCGTCTCGCTGATGCCCACGCCCGCGCGGCCCACGTCGCGCGCCACCGCCCGGACGTGAAACACATGGCCCGCCTCGAGCGTCGGGTAGGTGGCGACCGACCGCTCGGTGCGGCCGCTGCGCGGGCAGATCTGCAGGCCGGGCACATCCATCCAGTCCGGTTCGAAGCTCAGGCCCACCGAATACCCGCGATTGCCGTCCCTGAATACGCCTGGTGGCAGCTCGCTCAGTGGCTCGGTTGCGTGCTCGCCGAGCTCGAGCGTGGACACGCCGGGGCGCATGCCGGCGATCGTTCGTTCCACCGCCGCGACGCAGGCCGCATACATCGCGTCCCAAACCGGATCGGCCAGCTCGCCGATCACGCCCGTGCGGATCATGGGCGCGGTGTAGCGCTTGACGCACGCGCCCCACTCCAGAATCGCCGGATGGCCAGGCGTGAGCCGCGAGCGCCCGAACGTCGTGTGCGGAATGCCGGAGTTCCGACCGGCCGTGATGATGGGCTGAATCGACATGCGCTCGCTGCCGGCGCCCACCAGCGCCTGATAGGCCGCCGCCGCCACGTTGGTGTCGGGCGCGTCCGGGTGCAACTCGGCCCTGGCGGCATCAAACCCGCGCGGCGTGATCGCCCCGGCGGACCGAATGGCGGCGATCTCGGCCGCGCTCTTCCGCGCCCGCACTCCGTCCACCAGCCAGTGGACGTAGCTCCACGAGGCACCCACCGACTCCGAGGCGTGCAGAAAGCCCTGGTGCGCCCCGCCGTGCTGATGGTGCTCCCAGCCCAGCCTTGCCTTGGCCCAGCCGCGATGTCTCAGCACGTCGACGAGCGCGGCGGCGGGGTCTTCCGACCACGGATACGTGACCACGTCCTCGACCCAACTCGAGACCAAAGCGTTGAAGACCTCGAAGTCGTCCACCAGCAGCGTGGGATCGCGGTCGATTCCGACGATGAGGAATGCGGGCACGAACGACGCCAGCGTTTCGTAGCCGCTCACATAGCAGACGCTCGGCGCAAAGGTGCACACCAGCGCATCCAGACCCTCTTCCGCCATGGCGGTCCGCAGCGCCTCGTGCCGCCGCTGAAACTCGGTTTCGTCAAAGGTCAGCGACCGGATGTCGCCGGCATCCGCCGGACGCTTGAGCTCACCGAACAGCGGCATGGGCCCTTTTTCCTGAGCAGCTGGCTGCACGACCCGAAGATCGCACAGCCGCCGCAAAAACGCGTTGAGGACTGCGTTGTGCCGCAGGAATCGCAGCGTCCCGGCCTGACGTGGCACGATAGCGGCTAGGTTTCGGCGCCGATGCCCATCCGTCGGCTCAGAGTGTGAGGTGTGCGCCAGTGCCCTACGACCTTGCCGAGAACAAGATGCTCACCGACTGGCTGCGCGGCCGTGGAGGGTTCAGGGTTGGGCTCGCAATCGGAGGCATCGTCACGATCATCTGGCTGGCGATTTCATATGCCTCGCCGCTGTTCTTCGTGGGCGAGTGGTATGGGTTCGCGATGGCCACGCCGGTTCCCATCGCCGCCTTTATCGCCGCCGGCGTGATTTGGGGTCTCTTGTTCCGCCTGGCCGCCGGAGTGACCTGGCTGTTTGGCTGCGGCCTGGTCTTCGGCATCTGCGCCGGCATGTCCGAGGGACTGGCCGCCAGCCTGGGCTGGTCCCTGGACTGGGGATTCAACGTAAAAACGTTCTACAACCCCATCGATGTCGAGCCACAGGGGCTTGCCGTCGGCGTGGTCAAGGCGCTCATCCATGCCGGTGCGGGCGCCGCCGCGACCATCCTCGGGGCGTTTGCCGCCACGGTTGCCAGCACGTTGTTCATTCGCCGCTTCGTCGCCAAGCGCATGCGCCACGCGGGGCCCCGCCTCGTGGCCCGGTTCCCTGTGCGGGCCCGTCAGGTGATTGACCCGGGCTACCGCTACGGCGGCGAGGGATAGTTGTCCGAGCGGACTACGTACGGCTTGCGATCGTCACGAATTCGCCTTCGCCGACATCCGCATGCTGAAAGAGTTGCTGCTTCATAGCTCGCACACGGTCCGCACAAGCGCCGTGATTGCACGCGACAGAAAGATCGTCCTCGTCGAGTTCGACGACGCCGGCTTCGTGCACTTCAACCTGCCGGGCGGCGGCGTGCAAGGCGGCGAGACGATTCACGATGGTCTGATCCGCGAAGTGCGTGAGGAAATCGACTGCGACGTGACCGTGCGCGAGTTACTGTTTGCCGACGAGTATCAGCCCACGGGGCGCGGTCCGACTGAAGGCGGGCTTCCGGCCATCCGATTGATTTTTCGCTGCGACCTTGCCACGGGCGCCACGCCGCGCATGCCGGCTCGGCCCGACCCGATGCAAACCGCGGTTCGCTGGGTGTCTCTCGATGAGATGGGGCATCCGACGCCGCTGCTTCCCGACATCCGTGACAACCTCGCGGCGGCGCTGCACTCACCTGGAACCCAGCGCATGTTCACGTTCGGGCCGTAGGCAGTCGCCGACGTGCTCTACGACCTTGCCGAGAACAAGACTGTCACCGACTGGCTGCGCGGCTGGGGCGGGTTCAAGGTCGGGCTCGTGCTTGGGGCCATTATCGCGGCGATCTGGATGCCGCTGGTCTTCACCGCCCCACAGGTCATTGACGAGGGCGGTCTCTACAACCTCTCCATGACCGTGCATATCCCGGTCTTCAGCTTCATTGGCTTCGGCCTCGTGTGGGGGCTGCTGTTCAAGAACGTTGCCGGGGTGACCTGGGCGCTCGGCGTCGGCCTGGCGGTGGCCGCAACCGCCGGGATGGTCGCCGGCATGGACGTTTCCCAAGGATGGGGCGTGGACTGGGGCTTCGGCTTCAAGTCGTTCTATACCCGCGTCGACGTGGTGCCGCTTGGCGCCGCGAACGGCGCCCTGGCGGGCCTGATGTTTGGCGGCGCGCTAGGCGCCATGGCCGCGCTCGGGTCGCTGCTCGCCATGGTGGTCAGCATGGTCTACCTGCGTCGC from Chloroflexota bacterium includes the following:
- a CDS encoding NUDIX domain-containing protein, with product MLKELLLHSSHTVRTSAVIARDRKIVLVEFDDAGFVHFNLPGGGVQGGETIHDGLIREVREEIDCDVTVRELLFADEYQPTGRGPTEGGLPAIRLIFRCDLATGATPRMPARPDPMQTAVRWVSLDEMGHPTPLLPDIRDNLAAALHSPGTQRMFTFGP
- a CDS encoding Xaa-Pro peptidase family protein; amino-acid sequence: MPLFGELKRPADAGDIRSLTFDETEFQRRHEALRTAMAEEGLDALVCTFAPSVCYVSGYETLASFVPAFLIVGIDRDPTLLVDDFEVFNALVSSWVEDVVTYPWSEDPAAALVDVLRHRGWAKARLGWEHHQHGGAHQGFLHASESVGASWSYVHWLVDGVRARKSAAEIAAIRSAGAITPRGFDAARAELHPDAPDTNVAAAAYQALVGAGSERMSIQPIITAGRNSGIPHTTFGRSRLTPGHPAILEWGACVKRYTAPMIRTGVIGELADPVWDAMYAACVAAVERTIAGMRPGVSTLELGEHATEPLSELPPGVFRDGNRGYSVGLSFEPDWMDVPGLQICPRSGRTERSVATYPTLEAGHVFHVRAVARDVGRAGVGISETVAVTADGCEVLTDYPRDPISLG